A window of the Synechococcus sp. JA-3-3Ab genome harbors these coding sequences:
- a CDS encoding LysR family transcriptional regulator yields the protein MRLELLQAFLNVVETGSFLAAARLSGLTQSAISRQIQALEEAVGAPLLHRKSPVALTVAGERLLPHARRICQEWQRAQESIREWLQGQQTELCIAGIHSLIAHQLPPVLQQFCREYPEVQLRVTALGSDRALKVLRDGLVDVALVMENPLMTRGAELVVEPLYSEPIQVLMPANHPLSRYERIPWKVLAEYPQAVFKDGYAMRSLVGSHLARQGLPLKAALELNTLDAFRGVVRQGQLIALLPESALVDCCADPDLQVRPTEPPLLRRQVVMVTTSDRYRIPPIRRFLQLAAQLIRQSEVEPASGADPHWPSAGLLSVL from the coding sequence GTGCGGCTGGAGTTGTTGCAAGCCTTTTTGAACGTGGTGGAAACGGGCAGCTTTTTGGCCGCTGCTCGCCTCAGCGGTCTGACCCAATCGGCCATTAGCCGCCAGATCCAGGCCCTGGAAGAAGCGGTGGGGGCTCCGCTGTTGCATCGCAAAAGCCCGGTGGCCCTAACTGTGGCCGGGGAACGGCTTTTGCCCCATGCCCGTCGCATCTGTCAAGAATGGCAGCGGGCTCAGGAAAGCATTCGAGAATGGCTGCAGGGCCAGCAAACCGAGCTCTGCATTGCTGGGATCCATTCCCTGATCGCCCATCAACTGCCGCCGGTGCTGCAACAGTTTTGCCGGGAGTACCCAGAGGTGCAGTTGCGGGTTACCGCTCTGGGCAGCGACCGCGCCTTGAAGGTGCTCAGGGATGGGCTGGTGGACGTGGCCCTGGTAATGGAGAACCCCCTGATGACGCGGGGGGCAGAGCTGGTGGTGGAGCCACTGTACTCCGAGCCGATTCAAGTGTTGATGCCCGCCAACCATCCCCTCAGCCGCTACGAGCGGATCCCCTGGAAGGTGCTGGCGGAGTATCCCCAGGCTGTGTTCAAAGATGGCTATGCCATGCGCTCCTTGGTGGGATCCCATCTGGCCCGGCAGGGGCTTCCCCTGAAAGCAGCCCTGGAACTGAACACCTTGGATGCCTTTCGGGGGGTGGTGCGACAGGGGCAGTTGATTGCCCTCCTGCCGGAGTCGGCCCTGGTGGACTGCTGCGCCGATCCGGATTTGCAGGTGCGACCCACCGAGCCCCCCCTATTGAGGCGACAGGTGGTTATGGTTACCACCAGCGATCGCTATCGGATCCCTCCCATTCGCCGGTTTTTGCAGTTGGCCGCCCAGCTTATCAGGCAGTCTGAGGTTGAGCCTGCTTCCGGCGCAGATCCCCATTGGCCCTCTGCTGGGCTGTTGTCGGTTTTGTAG
- a CDS encoding anthranilate phosphoribosyltransferase family protein: MSQEFRELLKKIGSGTHTHQDLSRAEAASAARMLLRGEATPAQIGAFLIAHRIKRPTAEELAGMLDAYAEDGPLLPQRDLPHPLIIFGHPYDGRSRTAPLGVLVALLLAAAGSAVLLHGSGFCPTKYGLPLEAVWRSLGVDWRGLSLERVGQLLEQTGLGFLYLPTCFPQAQALMDYRDQIGKRPPLATLELVWTPYQGPFHLVAGYVHPPTEATMLELFALREIRQFTTVKGLEGSCDLPRERAAILNQGGKRLLLKARDCHLAGPEIPLSGEKELLQQMQQVLSGDPCELTPAALWNGGSYLWLLGHAPSLPEGIQQAEDLLRSGRVMEKLKQLIQVIDLIHLR, encoded by the coding sequence ATGAGCCAAGAGTTTCGCGAGCTGTTGAAAAAAATCGGCAGCGGCACCCACACCCACCAGGATCTCAGCCGGGCAGAGGCCGCCAGCGCTGCTCGAATGCTCCTGCGGGGGGAAGCCACTCCCGCCCAGATCGGGGCTTTTTTAATTGCCCACCGCATCAAGCGCCCCACTGCCGAGGAGCTGGCCGGTATGTTGGATGCCTACGCAGAAGACGGCCCTCTTCTGCCCCAACGGGATTTGCCCCATCCCTTGATCATCTTTGGCCATCCCTACGATGGCCGCTCGCGGACTGCACCGCTGGGGGTGCTGGTGGCTTTGCTGCTGGCGGCGGCAGGGTCAGCCGTTTTGCTGCATGGCTCTGGCTTCTGTCCCACCAAGTATGGGCTGCCCTTGGAAGCGGTGTGGCGGAGCTTGGGGGTGGATTGGCGGGGGCTATCCCTGGAGCGGGTGGGGCAACTGCTGGAACAAACCGGGCTGGGATTTTTGTATTTGCCCACCTGTTTTCCCCAGGCTCAGGCCCTGATGGACTACCGGGATCAAATCGGCAAGCGCCCCCCCTTGGCCACCTTGGAGCTGGTCTGGACACCCTACCAAGGCCCCTTTCACCTGGTGGCCGGCTATGTGCATCCTCCCACCGAGGCCACGATGCTGGAGCTGTTTGCCCTGCGGGAGATTCGGCAATTCACCACCGTCAAAGGTTTGGAAGGCAGTTGCGACCTGCCGCGGGAACGGGCGGCCATTCTCAACCAGGGCGGGAAACGGCTGCTCTTGAAGGCTCGCGATTGTCACTTGGCAGGCCCGGAGATTCCCCTCTCCGGTGAGAAAGAGCTGCTCCAACAGATGCAGCAGGTGCTCAGCGGGGATCCCTGTGAACTCACCCCAGCCGCTCTCTGGAATGGGGGTAGCTATCTGTGGCTCCTCGGCCACGCCCCATCCTTGCCAGAAGGGATCCAACAGGCGGAAGACCTGCTTCGCTCTGGACGGGTGATGGAGAAGCTGAAACAACTGATCCAGGTGATTGACCTGATACATTTACGCTGA
- a CDS encoding serine hydrolase domain-containing protein encodes MGWDPTLLEGLLNSTIPHLFPAAQVVIRHKGRCIYSRAAGYLDPETRRQPTTSATRFDLASLTKLYTATACMALVEAGALLLDQPVSLLLPEFQGSRPIAPYEDPLQPGEWIAAEPESLGQLMAAEQVTVRQLLAHTAGLPAWRPLFRQPDAESARHMALHTFLAYRPGSRRVYSDLGLILLGLALERLSGTPLDQILHARILQPLGLSQTQFYPGDPFDPPPVSVSCAPTELCPWRKRRLQGQVHDENAARLGGIAGHAGLFATAEEVAAFGESFLTGSLLQPQTVREMTREQLPQQGDAHRCHERRGLGFALRSPDPLASSYPFSPSAFGHTGFTGPSLWIDPERELVVTLLTNAVYHGRQENGFQAFRVAFHQAILEGLS; translated from the coding sequence ATGGGCTGGGATCCGACCTTGCTGGAGGGGCTGCTCAACTCCACCATTCCCCACCTTTTCCCTGCTGCCCAGGTGGTCATCCGCCACAAGGGAAGGTGTATCTACTCAAGGGCGGCAGGTTATCTCGACCCTGAGACCCGGCGCCAACCGACAACCTCGGCCACCCGTTTTGACCTGGCCTCGCTGACCAAGCTGTACACCGCCACCGCCTGCATGGCCCTGGTGGAAGCCGGAGCGTTGCTGTTGGATCAACCGGTGAGTCTCCTGTTGCCGGAGTTTCAGGGATCCCGCCCCATTGCCCCCTATGAAGATCCTCTGCAACCAGGGGAATGGATAGCTGCGGAGCCGGAGTCCTTGGGCCAGCTTATGGCAGCAGAACAGGTGACGGTGCGACAGTTGCTGGCCCACACCGCCGGTTTGCCCGCCTGGCGGCCCCTGTTTCGACAGCCCGATGCCGAATCGGCCCGGCACATGGCCCTGCACACCTTTTTGGCCTACAGGCCGGGATCCCGCAGAGTCTACAGCGATCTTGGATTGATCCTGCTGGGGCTGGCTTTGGAACGTCTGAGCGGAACCCCTCTGGATCAGATCTTGCATGCCCGGATCTTGCAGCCTCTGGGCCTGAGCCAAACTCAGTTTTATCCAGGGGATCCTTTCGACCCACCCCCTGTCTCTGTCTCTTGTGCCCCCACCGAGCTGTGTCCTTGGCGAAAGCGCCGCCTACAGGGGCAGGTTCACGACGAAAATGCCGCCCGCCTGGGCGGGATCGCCGGCCATGCCGGACTATTCGCCACGGCAGAGGAAGTAGCCGCTTTCGGAGAGAGTTTTTTGACGGGATCCCTGTTGCAGCCGCAGACGGTGAGGGAAATGACCCGCGAGCAGTTGCCTCAGCAAGGGGATGCCCACCGCTGTCACGAGCGCCGGGGTTTGGGGTTTGCCTTGCGCTCCCCGGATCCCTTGGCCAGCAGCTACCCGTTCAGCCCCAGCGCCTTCGGCCACACCGGCTTCACCGGACCCTCCCTGTGGATCGATCCAGAGCGGGAGCTGGTGGTGACGCTGCTCACCAACGCCGTCTACCACGGTCGGCAGGAGAACGGATTCCAGGCTTTCCGGGTTGCCTTCCATCAGGCCATCCTAGAGGGGCTTTCTTGA
- a CDS encoding RNA-guided endonuclease InsQ/TnpB family protein, with translation MTQVLTVSCKLKVSQSQAAKLDATMDAFVQALNWVNQNTPEKVVNAVKLQSLCYYQIRARFGLSSNLAQQVCRRLAGARKVAQQKNRPVKAFKRGFATYDARIFSLREKDWTVSLTTVEGRERFELAIGRYQREQLAGSNPKSATLVKRKDGSYSIQICVEAEPSPPQRTDRVLGVDLGRTDIAHTSEGDNWNGQQLNKVRDHHSRLRAVLQRKASKGTRSSRRRCRELLQRLSGKERRFQAWVNHRISKAIVSRAKATNSAIALEDLTGIRKRVNQQPRSKTERRRANSWAFYQLRQFLEYKALRAGVALILVPPAYTSQTCHRCLHIHPDPAQSYRSGKKFKCGHCGWEGDADLNGANVIALLGAVVNQPRGSGLFCSLVEQSRLRATESPLRTALAVGVG, from the coding sequence ATGACCCAAGTCCTGACCGTCTCCTGCAAGCTCAAGGTGTCCCAGTCGCAAGCCGCAAAGTTGGATGCGACAATGGATGCCTTTGTGCAGGCGTTGAACTGGGTCAACCAAAACACACCAGAAAAAGTAGTCAACGCAGTCAAACTCCAGTCCCTTTGCTATTACCAGATTCGCGCTCGGTTTGGCTTGTCCAGTAACTTGGCTCAGCAAGTCTGCAGACGGCTGGCCGGTGCCCGTAAAGTTGCCCAACAGAAAAACCGCCCCGTCAAAGCGTTCAAGAGAGGCTTTGCGACCTACGATGCCCGTATCTTTTCGTTGCGCGAGAAAGACTGGACGGTGTCGCTGACCACGGTGGAGGGTCGGGAGCGCTTTGAGCTGGCGATTGGCCGCTACCAGAGAGAACAGTTGGCAGGCTCCAATCCCAAATCTGCCACTCTGGTCAAGCGCAAAGACGGTTCCTACTCCATTCAAATCTGTGTGGAAGCGGAGCCATCCCCACCGCAACGCACGGATAGAGTGCTGGGGGTGGATTTGGGCAGGACGGATATTGCTCATACATCGGAAGGAGATAACTGGAATGGACAGCAGTTGAACAAAGTCCGAGACCATCACTCGCGGTTGAGGGCGGTACTTCAACGCAAAGCCAGTAAGGGCACCCGCAGTTCGCGGCGCAGATGCAGAGAACTGTTGCAACGGCTGTCTGGCAAGGAGAGGCGCTTTCAGGCGTGGGTCAATCATCGCATCTCCAAAGCTATTGTCTCTAGGGCAAAGGCGACAAACAGCGCTATTGCTCTGGAAGACCTGACAGGGATCCGGAAAAGAGTCAATCAACAGCCACGCAGCAAGACAGAGCGTAGGCGGGCAAATAGTTGGGCGTTTTATCAACTCCGTCAATTTTTGGAGTACAAGGCTCTGCGTGCGGGGGTTGCTCTGATTCTTGTTCCGCCTGCCTACACGTCGCAGACCTGCCACCGGTGTTTGCACATTCATCCCGACCCTGCGCAATCCTACCGCAGTGGAAAGAAGTTTAAGTGTGGACACTGTGGATGGGAAGGGGATGCGGATTTGAATGGTGCGAATGTGATTGCGCTTTTGGGGGCTGTCGTAAACCAGCCTAGAGGTTCGGGCCTGTTTTGTTCTCTGGTAGAGCAGAGCAGGCTCAGGGCTACTGAAAGCCCGCTCCGTACCGCTTTAGCGGTCGGAGTCGGGTAG
- a CDS encoding XdhC family protein: MLSRGPLVVATVIRTQGSVPRQAGAKLAVGSDGTLLGTVGGGAAEAEVIARAQTLLQTAVPVGDGDGESSPAGMPVSLDLNSPPLGVCGGRMHIWLQRWQGSLAQTLVAQILQALTQGQRAWLITPLHPQGFPYLSLSDSGAEHFAPLPSRPQLLAGSWVEPLLPSPTLLIVGAGHCGLSLAQEGIPETAFS; encoded by the coding sequence ATGCTCTCCCGCGGGCCGCTGGTGGTAGCCACCGTGATCCGCACCCAGGGATCTGTGCCTCGCCAGGCGGGGGCGAAACTGGCTGTGGGATCCGATGGCACCCTGTTGGGCACTGTTGGCGGTGGGGCTGCCGAAGCGGAAGTCATTGCCCGAGCGCAAACCCTTTTGCAGACCGCTGTTCCCGTTGGCGATGGCGATGGGGAGTCCTCGCCGGCTGGGATGCCGGTTTCCCTCGATCTCAACAGCCCTCCCTTGGGCGTTTGCGGGGGACGGATGCACATTTGGCTACAGCGATGGCAGGGATCCCTTGCCCAAACGTTGGTGGCCCAGATCCTCCAGGCTCTGACCCAAGGGCAAAGGGCTTGGCTGATCACTCCCCTCCATCCTCAGGGGTTCCCCTACCTCAGCCTTAGCGACAGCGGTGCGGAGCACTTTGCCCCCCTGCCATCCCGCCCACAGCTCCTCGCGGGATCCTGGGTCGAGCCCCTCCTCCCTTCCCCCACCCTGCTGATCGTCGGAGCGGGCCACTGCGGCCTGTCCCTGGCCCAGGAAGGGATCCCGGAGACCGCCTTCAGCTAG